TCGAGGGCGTCCGCAACGAATCCCCCACCGCTCCCGCTCGCCAAGGCCTCAGACTCAGGCTCGACTTCGTCTTCTGAGTCGCAGCCGACGCCGCGAGCGCCACCCGCCATGCGTTCCGCCCCACCCAGGCTTCCGGCGACCTCCGCCTCGACCTCCGTCGTCGCCGGTCCGCCACAAGATCCAGTGATTCCGTAGGGCTATCTCTGGAACGCGACACTAGAAAAATGATCCCTGTTCCTCCGCAGGGGGGCGGGTGTCCCAATCGGTGGGCTCCCTGATCGTTTCGCCGCACGGGTCCGCGCAGGACGGATCGTCGAAACGCACGTTGTTGACTCGACGGCCCACGGGGACGAGCTCCAGCCGGTCGTCGGCCGAGGGGTGCAGGCACGTTCGGGCGACGTCGTCGAAGCGGCCGGTGAGCCAATCCTCTTCGGTTCTCGCGTCGAGCACGACCGGCATCCGACCATGAAGGGGGCGCAGCAACCGGTTCGCGGCGGTGGTCAGGATCACGCCCGACCTTGCGCTTCTCTCCGCCGAGGCGGGCGCAAGCAGCGCGGCCAGCGCCATGGGCCTACCGTCCCTGCGCCGAACAAGGTAGGCGCGCTTCACGCCGGACTCATTGCGCCACTCGTAGAAGGCGTCCGCAAGCACCGCGCCCCGATCCGAGCGTACCAGGTCCCTGAAGAGCGGCCGCCTGGCTACGGTTTCCGAACGCGCGTTGATGACGAGCCTAGATGCCGGCCCATCCGGCCGGATACCCCAACTGACGAACTCCAGGGCGCGTCCACGCCTGCCTCCGCCGCGAACGACGAGGATCGGCTCGGTCGGTGCGAGGTTGTAACGTGGGCGGGGAGGATCCGGGAGTTCGAGGCGCGGAGGAAGGGCGCCGAAGATCTCGGCCAGATCCTCGGGGAGGCTCCAGAGAGCGATTCTGCCGCACATGCCCGATCTTACTTGGAGGGGACCTAGGCCGCCACCTACCGGCTCGATGGGGTTCCGGCCACGGTGGCCGGTCCCCGCCTCCTCTCCCCGGGGCACGGGGGCCGGGAGGCCTTCCGACATTACCCCTTGTCACCGGGCCTCCGTCCATGTACCTTCCGGTCGCGTGTGGGAAGGCCGTGTTTTGAGCCAACACTTGAGACTTCGGGACTGATCTCGCGGTGGACGTCAAGCCCCCGATGAGGGGACTTCGGAATCTGCGGGGATGTTGCAAAACTTACTCCCGGGCTTCAGACCAGCCCTTCCCATGCGCCGAGGGTCGGGCATTTTGCCGCATGGCGGGTGCTCGGCCCCGTTTTTTCTCCCGGCATTCCATTCGGCCCGTGGACAAAATTTCGCACGGAAAAGCGGCGCGGCGCATCGGCGGCTTGCGCGGAGTGTCCGTCACCGCCGGCCGCCCGTTGACGTGATTCCGCGAGTGCGGGTCACCCGCCGCCTTCACTTTTCGTCCGCGCACCGCCTGTTCAATCCGGATTGGTCCGACGAGCGGAACCGGGAGATCTTCGGCGACTGCTCGAATCCGGCCTGGCACGGACACAACTACGACCTCGACTTGACGGTCGAGGGGCCGGTGGATCCGGAGACCGGATACGTCATCGACCTCAAACTGCTCAAGGACATCGTCGAGCGTCGGGTGATCGCCCATGTGGACCATCGCAATTTGAACACGCAGGTCGATTGGCTGGAAGGCGTCAACCCCACCACCGAGAATCTCGCCGTGGCGATTTGGGATCGGCTGGAAGGGACCCTGCCCGCAGGCGTCAACCTCTCTCGAATCGTCCTCCACGAGACCGAACGCAACTCGGTCGAGTATGCCGGGCCGGGCCGTTGAGCCCGTCCCCCGGGAGCCTCAGGGAAGCCTCGCTGGAAGAGATCTTCGTGGAAGTGCTCAGGCGGATCGGCGAGGACCCGACCCGGGAAGGGCTGCTGCTGACGCCCCAACGGATGGCCGAAGCGTACGCCTTTCTGACCAAGGGTTACGCCGAGGAACCGCAGGAGGCGGCCGGGTCGGGCGTCTTCGAGGCCGAGGGCGGCGGCATGGTGATCGTGCGCGACATAGAGCTCTACTCCCTCTGCGAGCACCATCTGCTCCCGTTCTACGGCAGGGCCCACGTCGCGTACATACCCGACGGACGCATACTCGGGCTCTCCAAGCTCGCTCGCCTGGTCGAGGTCTTCGCGCGCCGCCTTCAAATACAGGAGCGTCTGACCGATCAGGTGGCCGACGCGATCCGCGACACGATCGCGCCCCGGGGCGTGGGCGTGGTGATCGAGGCTTCGCACCTGTGCATGATGATGCGGGGTGTGGAGAAACAGAATTCGGTTACCATCACCTCCGCCATGCGCGGCGTCTTCCTCGACGACGTTCGCACCCGCTCGGAGTTCGTCGAGCTGGTCAAGAAGCGCTGATCGGAGGTGCATCCCTACCTCACCGACGTGCTCACCTGCCCTCGCTGCGGTCCGGACTTCGGCCTCGTGCTTCGGGCGGACGAGATGGCGGACGGGCGGGTGCGCGCGGGGTCCATGGGATGCCCGAACTGCCGCGACGCCTTTCCTGTCGCCGCCGGATTCGCCGATCTGCGGGCGCCGCCCCGCCGCGAGCTCCTCGGTCCGACACCTCGCAAGCCGATGATCGACGCCGCGAACCTCCCGGCTCTGCTCGGCCTGGTCGACGGAACCGGCCGGATTGTCCTGGCGGGCGCTCCAGCGGTCCTGGGAGAGGAGATCGCGCAAGTGCTCCCGAACGCCGACGTGGTGGGGATCGACGACTCTC
This portion of the Gemmatimonadota bacterium genome encodes:
- a CDS encoding SOS response-associated peptidase is translated as MCGRIALWSLPEDLAEIFGALPPRLELPDPPRPRYNLAPTEPILVVRGGGRRGRALEFVSWGIRPDGPASRLVINARSETVARRPLFRDLVRSDRGAVLADAFYEWRNESGVKRAYLVRRRDGRPMALAALLAPASAERSARSGVILTTAANRLLRPLHGRMPVVLDARTEEDWLTGRFDDVARTCLHPSADDRLELVPVGRRVNNVRFDDPSCADPCGETIREPTDWDTRPPAEEQGSFF
- a CDS encoding 6-carboxytetrahydropterin synthase — translated: MPRVRVTRRLHFSSAHRLFNPDWSDERNREIFGDCSNPAWHGHNYDLDLTVEGPVDPETGYVIDLKLLKDIVERRVIAHVDHRNLNTQVDWLEGVNPTTENLAVAIWDRLEGTLPAGVNLSRIVLHETERNSVEYAGPGR
- the folE gene encoding GTP cyclohydrolase I FolE; protein product: MEEIFVEVLRRIGEDPTREGLLLTPQRMAEAYAFLTKGYAEEPQEAAGSGVFEAEGGGMVIVRDIELYSLCEHHLLPFYGRAHVAYIPDGRILGLSKLARLVEVFARRLQIQERLTDQVADAIRDTIAPRGVGVVIEASHLCMMMRGVEKQNSVTITSAMRGVFLDDVRTRSEFVELVKKR